The nucleotide sequence GATGATAAGAATATCGGTTTTCTCAATAATTTCCCGACGACCTTTAGGAAGATACTCAAAGAAACGCTCGGGCAAGCTATCATGAATGCCCATACCACTCCAGGCGTGGATGGTTGCTCCGCCTAAATGAGACGCCGCCAGTCCAGTGGTCGCCGTCACGGCAACGTATTTTTTCTGACTTTTTGCTCGTCGAATAAACTCATTTAACACAAATGTCTTCCCTGAACCCGCCGGTCCGGTAAGAAAAACATTCTCGCCCACACTCATAATCTCGAGAGCCAAAGTTTGATCCATGCTGCTATTGTACCGCTTAAAAACCGCCTGCAGGATGAAAAACTGGAATTTACAACAAAAAGTGTCCTGCCGAAGGAATCTCGACAGGACATGAAGCTTCGCTACTGTTGCCGGCGATTTGCGGCGAGTGTCGCCACAATGGCTTCGGTGGCTTCGGCAGCCTCACGGAAGGCAGCGTGCGCAGCGTCAAGCTCGCTGTCAGGTAGCGCCCCTTTCTCCAGCTTAGCTAGGAAGGGGTCGCTCTGCACCCTCGCCTGCTCATACCGTTGCCAAAGTGACCGATTCTGCTCTTGGCTCGTCGCGAGTTCCCTTGGAGGATATCCATTTCGTTCTTCAGCTGCCATCAGCCACCGAGCTTGCATGGCGAGAAGTTGTTTGAACTTATTGGTGTCCATTACAATCCCTTCAATAATCGGCGCCATCCCATCTACAATACTCTAGTTACTGACGATATGCAAAACGAACTAGCGGGAATTTAGTGAGTGCTTCTTTCTCCTAGGGCGCGAGCAACTTCTTCTAACGTAGTCACGATCCTCTTAAGCCGACGATCTTGCTCACGATCTTGTCGCTTTGCCTCTTCGCGGAGCGCAGCAGGTAGCCGCAAGCTTGCCTTCATTTCTTCCAGCGACAAATGCGCCCCCACCTTCTTAACAAGGCGAAGGTACTCTGCCTCCACGCTGGCCATCTCTTCAAGAATAGAGGCGTAGCGTACGTACAATTCTGGCTTCTGTCGCAGAACGGCCGCGAGTTGGCGCTGATCTGCGCTACCGATAGCCTGAACAGCCGCACTAACCCTCTCGAGCAGCTCACCACTAGTTGCAGCTTGCATTCCTCCTCCTAAATCGAGTGAAGCCCAAAGGATAGTATAGCAAAATTTAAGATTTATAAGCTACCGGGAGCAGGGCTCGACTCATCTTCAGCGGCTTCGTCAAGCGGTTTTTTGCTTTTTACCTCGTAGCGAATGCCGGTAACATCACTGGTGATATAGTCGTCATTCAAAAGGTTTACAAAAGTATCAAGATCGTTGCCGTCCATAATAATAATCGCTCCAGCGTCGTCGACCATTAGTTCAAGGCCCATTTCTTCGGCATGGTCAATCAGTTGCTCTTGCTTTATAAGCGTTGGGTTAATCTTTTGTAATTTGGTAACGGTTTTTTTACGCTCCCGGACTAAGCTTTGAAGATCCATACCCTCTGGAAAACTTAGCGAAAAATGGGCCGTGATTTCTTTGGCTTTTTTCTCGGCCAGCGCTTGCTTTTTGTAATCGTAGTCAAATAAGCGCTCGAATTTGCTTTGGCTAAAGACAAATATATCGCTACCCACAACCAGCACTTGGTTGTCTGGCGGCATTTTTAAGCCGGCATCAGCCGCAAACGGCCGAAAGCTGCCATCAATAAATTCCCAGGACACTGCACCTTTAAGAATTTGCGACTGCTGCAGCTGCTTAATAACGTAAAAATGACCTTTCTCTTTGTGCGAAAACCGCGCAACCACGCCTTTCAAGCGTTTAAATTCGTGGTCTTGCTCCGAAAAAGGCACAATTTCGTGACGCGAGTGTTCGATGGTATGCAGCAGAGTTTCCGCCCGCCCTACTTTGTCGAGCTTGGTGCGCAGCAGCACGTTTTCTTCGGCTTCGCTTAGCTCGAAATCTCGTACACTTAGCCCCATACCAGCGCCCTTATTGACAAAATTCATGAGCTCGAACAAAAATAATGGCTTTATTTGGGCGTTCAATTCAGCGCTGAAACCCGCCAGATACGGCGTGTAGTTTTTGTTGAACAGAAAAAACTCAACATCAAGCTCGTTTTTAATAGCGTCAGTAGTGTTGGCCCACAAAAAAATATCAGTTAACTGAGGTTCATCCATGTCGATTCCTTATTTAGCGGCTGGTTCGTATCACAATTGCTGTTTAGTATAGCGGTAATTTTAGCAAGATGCTAGTGCTTGCCTTTAGGCACCAGCTACAGCAGGCTCTGGTCGCCATTCCTGACGCGAGATGGTTTTATCAAAATGTACCTCATCAAATAGCACCAGTAAGCGTGGCGGGCATTTGTATAGCCAGTGTTGGTTTTTTCCGGCGAGGAAGTTTTCATAAAAATCTTGACCAATGCCATATTTTGAAACGTAGGCCTGCATAACTTCGGCGATTTCTGGTTCGTGGCGCACCACTTCAGCCCTGCCCTCGCCTTGAATGCCGACCACCGGCTTGTCGTGCTTTACCGCCATGGCAAAGGCCACCTTATCGTGACATTCGATCTCTTGGCTATGGCGTCGCGACGGCAAGCTAAGCCAGTACACATTACCGCGAACATATACGTAATGCACCGTACAGACCCAGGGTTGATCATTGTTTACCGTTGCCAGCTGCATTAGTCGGCCCCCAAGCAAATACTGGTTAATTAGTTCTGGCACCTGAGGCGGTTCTTCGTGCGTGGCTGCGGTAGTAATAGCCAGCGACTCGCCCTTTTTAAAACGTTCGCGAGCGATATTGGCCCATTCATCGGCCAAAATATTACCCGGGTCATCGGCGTGGCCGCGCACCCAGGTAAGCGTGGCGTTAGAATTGCGGTACAGCGGCGCTACTTCCTGGACGATTTCAAGGTTTTTAATGTCGCCGCCTTTTTTCTTCCAGCCATTTTTTTCCCAGGTTATGGACCATTTGGTAATCACGTTCACCCAAAATTCACTATCGGTGTAAATTTGGCATTCTGCGCCATCAGCATCCTTGAGAGCGGCAATGATTGCCTTGCCTTCCATGCGAATATTGGTAGATACTTTTTCAGCGCCCAGGAGTATCGGCTGCATATTTTTGATCACTGCAAAACCACCCGGACCGGGGTTAGGGCTACAGCTGCCGTCGGTGTAGTAGGTTATCATATGTGTCTATTATACAAGGTTTAGCGTTGGGTTATTGCGTGCTTTGAGCAACATCTTATTGTGATTCCTCTGGAGAAATAGTATACTTCAAACTTGGCAGTCAAACGCACAAGACAGGAACCGGCATGCAGCTCTGTACTGTTGCAAGAGTTTGGGCTGATGGCGAGAAATGGTACGTTCTACTCAATTTGCCACCCCTGGGTAGTTCGGTGTCGGAGCAAATGGCAGCCCTTCTGGGTGATACTCCTCATTCAATCCGATGCACTGTTCGATCAAATAATCAATTCGTGGTTGAGCTTCACCCGGGGGCGGCTGAATCGTCTGAGCAGGCACACGACCGCGGAGAAGCATTGTGTGTTTATGCCACTACCCTGATCGCTACCAACTACCTTAAATAGGATAAGCGTTGAAGTTTGAACATGCCCATAACCATGATCTGCTCTCTCCGGACGGTAAGAAGGTGCTTGCCGCTGGCGTACTTGTTTCGATGTCCGGCTCGAAGGAGAAACTCCAGAAATTGATCGATCAATATCCACAACAGGATAAACTCATCGAGGCTACTGATCGGCTCATCTCACCACGGGGCGAAATTCAGAGCGTGGGAATCTATCCCAACAAGGGATTGATGTCTGTATGGATCACTCAGTCTCGTATCCCAGGTATGCGTACTAGCTATGGCGAGCTATCGGAGCTTGCTGTGATAGCCGCAACCGAACTTATGAGGAAAGTCTTGTGAGAAGCCGCTAGCAATGCGTCGGCCTGCCCAAAAGTAAGGGCAGGCCACTTTTAATCAACCTAAATCTCAGTAACTGGGTGGCGTGTCTGTTCGGTCGTATCGCGATCACGCACGGTAACGGTGCCGTCTTCAAGCGTCTGAAAGTCAATCACAACACAATATGGCGTGCCGATTTCATCCTGACGGCGATAGCGCTTGCCAATATTACCATTGTCGTCCCACATAACGGCGCCGTATTTTTTCTTTAGTGCCGTAAACACTTCGCGGGCTTTTTCCACTAATTCAGGCTTGTTTTTGAGCAGTGGCGACACCGCAAAGCGCACCGGCGCTAAGTGTTCGGGCAATTTCAGTAGTACGCGTTTTTCGCCGTTGACTTCGTCTTCGGCGTAGGCTTCACTGAGCACTGCGAGCAGCGTGCGGTCGAGCCCAAAGGTTGGTTCAATCACGTGCGGAATTAGCTTTTCATTGGTACCTTTCACCAAATACTGCATATTAACCCCGCTATGTTTCATGTGGTTTGAAAGATCATAATCGGTCCGGTAAGCCACAGCGCCGATCTCTTTTACGCCAAACGGAAAGGCATATTCAAAATCGATTGTTCGCTTACTATAATGCGCTCGGTCTTCGACTGGCACTTCGAGCTCATAAAGTTTATCGAGCGGCAAACCTAATGCCTGAATCCATTCGTGAAATTTTGTTCGCCAATATTCAAACTGCTCTTCCCAAGTGTTTGGGTGGATGAAGTATTCAAATTCCATGAGGTCGAATTCGCGCACACGAAAAATAAATTCGCGCGGGCTAATTTCGTTACGGAATGCGCGGCCAATCTGGGCTACGCCAAACGGTAAATCTGGGTAAAAAGTATCAACAATATTGCGATAATTAACAAACATCGCTTGGGCGTTTTCGGGGCGTAAGTAGGCTTTCGACTTTTCATCGTGAATCGGCCCAACGTTCGTTTCAAACATCAAGTTGAACACGCGGACGTCACTTAAATCGTTACCGTCGGGGCTTTTTATACCCTTTTCACGAATCACGCGGTTCATTTCGTCATACGATAACGCTTCTGGGTTTTCTACGCCGTTTTCTTCGAGTAAGTGATCGGCACGGTATCGTTTTTTAGTTTTCACATCTTCTACCAAAGGATCAGCGAAGCCCGCTCCGGTGTGACCACTCGCCTGCCAAACTTTCTGATTCATCAAAATGGCGGCGTCAAGCCCGTACATATCTTCACGATCTTCGACAAATAACTTCCACCAGAGATTGCTAATGTTGCGCTTCAAGGCAACGCCAAGCGGACCATAATCCCAGGTTCCGGCCAGACCACCATAAATCTCAGAACCCTGGTAAATGAACCCGCGGCGCTTAGCTAAGCTGACGATATCTTCAAGTGCAGTAGTTTTTTGTGACATATTGCAGTTATTATAACAGAGAGACGCCTAAAATTAATGGCTCGACGTATCGTATTGAATAATGTCGCTAAGTTGTGTACGATAAAATTCCGGTGATCTAGACGAGACGAGGAGTGACATGTCTACCTACGACGTCGATGTCCAAAGGGCAATCTGCCTCTTGAATCAGGGAAAGCGTACCACGGGCCTGGAAATGCTTGAAGGTGCCATTAAGCGGTGCCCTGAGCGTTTCGAAGCACACCACTTGAAGGCAATCACTTTGCGCCTGATGGGGCCGGTGCGTTTCCACGAAGCTGAGGAGGCGTTTGCTACTGCCCGTAGTCGAGCCAGCAGCAATTTCGATGCAGCGCGTATCGATCGTGACCACGGACAGTTGAAGATGGATGGTGGTGCGTTCGAAGAAGCGCACCGATTCTTCAAGCAGTCACTTGAGCTTCTTAAGAAGGCTGAGACGGCCAGCGAAAGGCCTGAAGAAACCATTTGGTTGGAGCGCGAGGCCACCAATAGCTTCTTGGGGCTGTTGCGCTATGAACAGGGTGACCGCCTGGCTGGGCTTAACCTGCTGCGATCCGCCGTGCAAGGGCTTGACGGCCACCAGCCGTATGAGCTCAACGCGCGCATTAGACTGATGAAGGCGGAGTCGCTGGTGCGCCGCCTAGCGATGACGCCAAAGACCTTTTACCAGAGCATCAGGGCGAAGCACGTCGAACGCTGCTTGGAAGTTTTGCTGCTTTGCTTCGGCGGAGCGCGCCTCCACCGGCGGCTACTGCCAGCGGCACGACAGCTGTCGGGCAAGGCCAAGTTGGCTCAGCATACCGTCGACAAGTTCAAGCGGCTCAAGAACTTCCGCTAATCGCCCGCCTACCCTCGCTTCGGCGAGGGTTTACCATATGTGGTTATTCTTATAGAATATAGTTGTCATCGACTGTTGGGATAATCTTGTGAGCCATTCTTTCGAAGAAGCCATGTCCCGGGTTATGGCCGCTTACAACAGCGGAAATTTCGAAGCCGCGGCTTTTTGGACTCGGTGCCTGCCCCACTTTTGGCGCAAGCTAATCGAAGGTATTTGTTTGTGTCGGTTGAAAGATATGTCCGGCGGTGATGCATCACTGTGGCTAGCCGTGGGCTATGCCAGCTCGCGTCAGCAACGAAATCTTGTCCGTCTAGTGATCCTCTATTTCTTTAGGGACTTTTACGGCTCACAAAAAGATTTCATCGATTCACTGAAGGTGTAGCCGCCCGCCCCGTCACCAAGACGGGGCATCTTCATGCTATTGGTCGTGTTGGCGCAGTACCCATAAACATTCCGAAATCAAACTCTCGATGCCTCCCACCTGCGATACCGCTTTGGGTGAGTTATCTTGGAGTAATCGCAGTAGTTTAATGTGCTCACTCGTCACTGAACCATTAGTTTGCGACTTAAGCCCCATTTCCGTCGCATCATATATATACTGTTCAGCCAACTGTAGCGCTCCACCAGCACTATCGGTCCGAAGATTAAGCCCGTGGCCGAGCAAGTGCGTATACTGCAAACGGTACCACAACTCTACTAAATCTTTGGGGATTTTTTCGTCATTTAAAGCACTCAGCGCTTCTTTTGTTAAGAAGTACCACTCAGGCTCTGGCACTAGCTCTACAGCACTGCTAATTCTTTTTAAGATATCGTAGGCCAGCTGCATCCGATCATAGTCTTTTAGTATATGAACAAAAAATGTATGCAATCTCGCCCCTGTTAAAATGCTAACATCGCTTTTTGTTGTCGGTTGTACATTTACTTCCGTGATTGCCAGTAGTTCGATCCCGCCGGCAAGTTTACTTTTTTCACGCCGGACACCTTTTGCCATGGCGGCTATTTTTCCGTGCTGTGGGGTGAGTAACTGAATTATTCGGTCAGCTTCGCCGTAATTTGTACGCCTTAACACAATTGCTTCGGTTCGGATCGGCTTCATATTACTACTCCGTTCACTGCTGCCCGTATTTTTTGGGGCGTTATGGTAGCCTTATCGAGCACCTGCTTTACACCATAATGGGCGAGTATCTGACTATTTTTGTGCATGTGTTCGAGACTGGTACACAGTATTACTGGTATCCTCGCCGTATCGTCATGCGACTGCAACTCATGTAATAAGGTGATGCCATTGGCACCATCAAGCAGTACATCAAGCAGTATGCTATCTGGCTGAAAGCTATCTATAGCTTCCATCGCGGCTTCCGCTGACGTCACGCGTAAAGCAGTATAATCATGCTTCAATAAAAAAAGATACAAGTCACCTTGCCATATGTCGTCTTCAACAATTAGAACACGTTTTTTACTCATAGGCTAAAAGACTCAGCTGTTTTGAGGCCGGCATATCAACATAAAAGGTCACGCCACCGCGCTGATGCCGCTGAACACCAAGACTACCACGCATTGCAGCAGCAAACTTGCTGGCCACATACAAACCTAGCCCGCTGCTTTGCGGCCGGCCCGCTACTGGCTGCGCCGACTTACCTAGCCGACTGGCTAGCTTTTTAAAAACATCTGCCGGCATGCCTGTGCCATGATCACGCACAGCAATCCGAATGCTCTCGTGGCTTTTGTGCACCTTTAATTCAAGTGGTGCACGCGTTTGGGCATAGGCAAGCGAGTTATCACACAAGCCTAAAATAACTGCCCGCAGCAACTCGCTATTTGCCACAGCAATTGGCGGCTGCTTACCTTTTAGGTGCAGTGCAATGTGCCTATTACCAGCTTTTGCTAGCGGTAGCAGCTCATGGCTCACTTGCTGGCAAACGTGTGCCACGTTCACTGGCTCTAATTGAAACAAAGCATCTTCAAGGCGAGCATGCTTGGTTAAAAGCCCAACCAGCCGCAAAGAACGTTCGCTTGTGAGAGTAATCCGATTGAGCAGTTCCTGTTGTTCGGTAGGTGTTGTGCCACCCTCCTGAAGAACCAGCGATAATTGCCGAATCAACGCCAGTGGCGCCTTTAATTCATGAGCCGCCGCCGTAATCGCGGGCAGCGAAAACTCTTGCCCCATCATCTCGCCAGTACCATCTTTTGCGCTCATCTCTCTTTTAAGTGTAGCGTAAGCGAACCGTTTTTTCTACGGGTTAAAACTAAGTGTCTTTAAAATAATCTTGTCGAAGTCGTTTTTGAAGATGGTCGCATCGGTAGCAAGCATCAAAGTTTTATCCCGCACCTTAAACACCACCATCGATCCTTCAATGTCGTTCGAGAATTTGCCATCCAGTCGCGTTCCGGTGAAACCGCTGGCAGTAATGGCTGAACTGCGCAGTTCACCGCGCTTGACCGCTGTTTCGTGCGTTTTTAAGATTGACTCGTAGCTGCGATCTTCCACAATTACGCGCAGGGCAAACTGTTGGCTGGGCCGTACCATCGGCACCGTGTTTGGATTTAAATAAGCTTCATAGCGGCCGTTTTCGCCATTTTTCCCAATGTAAACACTCCAGGTCTTCGGGTAATCAAACTCTACTCGTCCGAGGTCATCGGGCCCAATAAAGCGCCGATATGGTTCTTTCTCCCTTTCGGCAAATTTGTCTTCATCTTCAAGCGCTTGTTCCCGCTTGGCTTCTGCTACGGCAATTGCCACTTTAGAATCGACATTATTTTTCTGATCGTTATAATTCACCAGCGCCCACACCATCACTGCGCCAAAGCCCGCCGCAAGCACGCCGAGCACAATCGTCATAACAAGCAGGCCGTTCAGGCTTCCTTGTTGTAAAAAGTCTTTGTTTTGCATGCTCTTACTATAAGAGGCGGCTGGGGTTTTGTAAAGCTTATGGCTTTAGAGCGATTTGTCTATGGAGAATAGAGGCTGACACCTCGCCATCATAGACGTCAGTGTTTTCCACTGCAACGCAGCGAGCTGCTTGCGAGCGAAGAGTGTCTATAATGGCGAGGTGTCAGCCTCTATTCTTGCGTTCGGTTGCAAACTCATAAAGTACCATTGCCCCAACCTTCTTCTGTGGTGGTATGTCCGGTAGCTCAAAGCCATAACTTATAAAGTACAGTGGCTGTTTTCTGGCTTTGGCCTGCTCCAACAAGAAACGCTCCATCTTGGCAATATCTCTCCCCTCCAAAAAGGCGTAGACTACGGTTGTCTCTGGTGGCAGTGTCTGACGCCAAAAGTCTTTCCAGCGCACTACCATTCGCGAACCATACTTTCTTCCGAGCCATTTCGCCACCAATACCAGCAGCGGGTTAAGTTCGTAGCCGACTGCTTTCGCTCCCCGCTCGGCCGCTGCCCGTAGCACAACCCCGTCGCCCGCGCCGACATCTATGACCACATCGGTGGGCTTTAGCTGGTATAGTTCATCGAAGGCTTGGTTTAGCTGACGTTTTCGGGTGGGCACATACGGCGCGCCCCAAAACACTACCAATAAAAAACAAGCAACTATAGCCCCGCCAATCCACAAAATGGCTTCAGGCATTATGCCGCTTGGTCCTGGTCAAAACGCTCTTTTAAAACGGTAATTTCATTTTTTAGGCTGCCAACCCGAGTTTCAATTTGGCGCGCTAAAATATCGGCAACTTTAAATTTTTCTAGTGCCTCTTCAAGGTCAATATCTGGTTGATCGAACCACTCCAGTAACTCCTGAAGTTCGGCGATTTGCTGTTTAAGTGACGATTTATTTTTGGCTGACATCAATAACTCCTGCAGTTATTATAGCTTTTTCTAATTCAACGGTCAGCTTTTGGCCTGGCTTAACCTCTTCGGCATTGCCTCTTACCACTATGCCCGCCTCGGTGCGCACCAGGCTATATCCACGGTTCAGTACTGTTCGCGGATTAATTTGGCCCAGGGTTTGCTGCATGTTTTTGTGCGTTTCAACTAGTTGCCCAAGTTTGGCTTCAAGGTGCCGAAGCATATGCCCAACAGCATGGCGAGAAACCTGGCTTAGCTCATCGTAACGGTTACAAATCACTTTTGCCGTGCGCGACATCATTAGCTGCTGTTGACGCAGTAGTTCGCTACGGTCAGGCACCAATAATTGTGCGGCGTTGCTCGGTGTGGCGGCGCGCACATCGCACACCATGTCGGCGAGCGAAGTGTCCACTTCGTGTCCGACTCCCACGAGTGTAACTACCCGGCTGGCAGCAATTGCCCGAGCCAGCGGTTCATCGTTGAAGGCGGCTAAATCGTCGGCGCTGCCACCACCTCGTAGTAGCACCACTACCTCTGGTGGCTCAGCCATTTCGTTAAAGTGTTCTAATGCCCGCATAATCTGGCCTGGCGCGGCCATCCCTTGCACCTGCACGTGGGCTACATCAATCCGCATGCCACCCCAGCGATCGTTTAAAATTTTAATAAAATCAGCATAGCCGGCAGCTTGAGTTGAAGAGATCACCCCGATGTGCTCCGGAAACATTGGCAAAGATCGTTTGCGAGCTTCGTCAAACAGCCCTTCGGCTTGCAGCTTCTTCACTAGCAGCTCAAAAGCGCGTTTTAAGCTTCCTTCACCCACCGGCCGCACTTCTCGTACGGTCATGCTGAATTTACCCCAGGCGGTAATTTTGGGCTGTGCGACCACCATCACCTTCATGCCGTCTTCAAGTGGTTGTCGTAATTGCCAAACGGTCATAAAACATGGCATGGTCGATTGGTCATCTTTAAGGTCGAAAAACACATATTTGCCCTGATTCACTTTAAAAGACGACACCTCACCCACGACTGTCACCGCTGGGTACGCATAATCAAGCGTTTGGTTTATAAGGGCGATGCAATCGGTAACGCTAAGCTGGACGTTTTCCATACTTCAAAATCGTTAACTGATAAAAAATGTACCCAAAGACGATCGTCCCCATAATAAGCAGCACTCGAGCTAGCAGTGTGCCAAGAATAGCCACCTCGGGGTTTACGCCGGCTGAAGCCAAGAAAGCGATCATAATCGCCTCGTAAACCCCTGCGCCGCCTGGTGTAACCGTTAAGGCGCTGACAATCGAAGAAATACCAAAGGCAATCAGGATCATGGCCGGATTAGCCCACACGCCGAGCGACAAGAAGGCAATACATAGCAGCGCTACATCGGCAATATTGGCAATTGTCGCCCAGATATACGGCACGATAAGAATCTTCTTTTCCTTTCGCAGCTCTAGGTAGTCTTGGTGTAGCTCTTCTAAGAATCGTTCAATCGTTTCATAAGCAATAATTTCTTTGCGCTTTTTGCGACTCACAATACGAACAACTTTATTACCAATTCCCGCCACCCAGTGGGCGAATTTCTTTAAACGCCGTTCGCTTTTTATGATGTACAGCGTGGCGATACTAGCAAACGCTGCCGATAACACCAACCCAGCGCTTAACAGCCACACCAGCGCATTCATGGCGCCATCAAAGGCTACCACTATCACCGCAATTATCAGAAGCATCACAAATGATATAAACGTAAAAGCAAAGCGCACAATTTGCGCCATGGTGGCCCGGCCAGGCTTTACGCCGTGTTTACTCAGCAACCAGCCAAGATAAGAAAATCCTACTGCGCCGCCACTCGGCAAAATATGGTTAACAAAATTTAATTCGAGCGCGATACGGGTCATCTGCCAGTGCGTTAAGTGCTTAACGTTGCCTTTTGCTCGCAAATACGAAAAAATAATCGCCCCAGTGGCATAATAACTAAATATTTGCACCGGAATCATCCAAAATAAAATGCCAAGATTTACCTGCCCAAGCAATTGCCATGCCTGAATAAGCTCATCCCGAGCGAAGTAAATCACCCCAATTAAGAGCACAAGTGTAATAATGCTAACCCAAGTTTTGAACTTCATACCCCTACATTATAGCCCACCAGGCACCAAACTTAGGTATAATAAGTAGCAACATGACAATTTGTATTTTAGGACGGCAGCCCGGGCTCGCCTTGGCGGAACTTGAAAGTGTATTCGGCAGCGCCAAAATAACACCGGTAGCGCCAAACGTCGCGGTGCTCGATATACCCGTTGCCGAGGTGCTTCAGCGGCCCTTAGGTGGCGTGATGAAGATTGGTGAGATAATT is from Verrucomicrobiia bacterium and encodes:
- a CDS encoding Kiwa anti-phage protein KwaB-like domain-containing protein, which gives rise to MDEPQLTDIFLWANTTDAIKNELDVEFFLFNKNYTPYLAGFSAELNAQIKPLFLFELMNFVNKGAGMGLSVRDFELSEAEENVLLRTKLDKVGRAETLLHTIEHSRHEIVPFSEQDHEFKRLKGVVARFSHKEKGHFYVIKQLQQSQILKGAVSWEFIDGSFRPFAADAGLKMPPDNQVLVVGSDIFVFSQSKFERLFDYDYKKQALAEKKAKEITAHFSLSFPEGMDLQSLVRERKKTVTKLQKINPTLIKQEQLIDHAEEMGLELMVDDAGAIIIMDGNDLDTFVNLLNDDYITSDVTGIRYEVKSKKPLDEAAEDESSPAPGSL
- a CDS encoding RNase H family protein — translated: MITYYTDGSCSPNPGPGGFAVIKNMQPILLGAEKVSTNIRMEGKAIIAALKDADGAECQIYTDSEFWVNVITKWSITWEKNGWKKKGGDIKNLEIVQEVAPLYRNSNATLTWVRGHADDPGNILADEWANIARERFKKGESLAITTAATHEEPPQVPELINQYLLGGRLMQLATVNNDQPWVCTVHYVYVRGNVYWLSLPSRRHSQEIECHDKVAFAMAVKHDKPVVGIQGEGRAEVVRHEPEIAEVMQAYVSKYGIGQDFYENFLAGKNQHWLYKCPPRLLVLFDEVHFDKTISRQEWRPEPAVAGA
- a CDS encoding glycine--tRNA ligase, whose protein sequence is MSQKTTALEDIVSLAKRRGFIYQGSEIYGGLAGTWDYGPLGVALKRNISNLWWKLFVEDREDMYGLDAAILMNQKVWQASGHTGAGFADPLVEDVKTKKRYRADHLLEENGVENPEALSYDEMNRVIREKGIKSPDGNDLSDVRVFNLMFETNVGPIHDEKSKAYLRPENAQAMFVNYRNIVDTFYPDLPFGVAQIGRAFRNEISPREFIFRVREFDLMEFEYFIHPNTWEEQFEYWRTKFHEWIQALGLPLDKLYELEVPVEDRAHYSKRTIDFEYAFPFGVKEIGAVAYRTDYDLSNHMKHSGVNMQYLVKGTNEKLIPHVIEPTFGLDRTLLAVLSEAYAEDEVNGEKRVLLKLPEHLAPVRFAVSPLLKNKPELVEKAREVFTALKKKYGAVMWDDNGNIGKRYRRQDEIGTPYCVVIDFQTLEDGTVTVRDRDTTEQTRHPVTEI
- the recO gene encoding DNA repair protein RecO — encoded protein: MKPIRTEAIVLRRTNYGEADRIIQLLTPQHGKIAAMAKGVRREKSKLAGGIELLAITEVNVQPTTKSDVSILTGARLHTFFVHILKDYDRMQLAYDILKRISSAVELVPEPEWYFLTKEALSALNDEKIPKDLVELWYRLQYTHLLGHGLNLRTDSAGGALQLAEQYIYDATEMGLKSQTNGSVTSEHIKLLRLLQDNSPKAVSQVGGIESLISECLWVLRQHDQ
- a CDS encoding response regulator; amino-acid sequence: MSKKRVLIVEDDIWQGDLYLFLLKHDYTALRVTSAEAAMEAIDSFQPDSILLDVLLDGANGITLLHELQSHDDTARIPVILCTSLEHMHKNSQILAHYGVKQVLDKATITPQKIRAAVNGVVI
- a CDS encoding HAMP domain-containing sensor histidine kinase, giving the protein MSAKDGTGEMMGQEFSLPAITAAAHELKAPLALIRQLSLVLQEGGTTPTEQQELLNRITLTSERSLRLVGLLTKHARLEDALFQLEPVNVAHVCQQVSHELLPLAKAGNRHIALHLKGKQPPIAVANSELLRAVILGLCDNSLAYAQTRAPLELKVHKSHESIRIAVRDHGTGMPADVFKKLASRLGKSAQPVAGRPQSSGLGLYVASKFAAAMRGSLGVQRHQRGGVTFYVDMPASKQLSLLAYE
- a CDS encoding exodeoxyribonuclease VII small subunit — its product is MSAKNKSSLKQQIAELQELLEWFDQPDIDLEEALEKFKVADILARQIETRVGSLKNEITVLKERFDQDQAA
- the xseA gene encoding exodeoxyribonuclease VII large subunit; amino-acid sequence: MENVQLSVTDCIALINQTLDYAYPAVTVVGEVSSFKVNQGKYVFFDLKDDQSTMPCFMTVWQLRQPLEDGMKVMVVAQPKITAWGKFSMTVREVRPVGEGSLKRAFELLVKKLQAEGLFDEARKRSLPMFPEHIGVISSTQAAGYADFIKILNDRWGGMRIDVAHVQVQGMAAPGQIMRALEHFNEMAEPPEVVVLLRGGGSADDLAAFNDEPLARAIAASRVVTLVGVGHEVDTSLADMVCDVRAATPSNAAQLLVPDRSELLRQQQLMMSRTAKVICNRYDELSQVSRHAVGHMLRHLEAKLGQLVETHKNMQQTLGQINPRTVLNRGYSLVRTEAGIVVRGNAEEVKPGQKLTVELEKAIITAGVIDVSQK
- a CDS encoding lysylphosphatidylglycerol synthase transmembrane domain-containing protein yields the protein MKFKTWVSIITLVLLIGVIYFARDELIQAWQLLGQVNLGILFWMIPVQIFSYYATGAIIFSYLRAKGNVKHLTHWQMTRIALELNFVNHILPSGGAVGFSYLGWLLSKHGVKPGRATMAQIVRFAFTFISFVMLLIIAVIVVAFDGAMNALVWLLSAGLVLSAAFASIATLYIIKSERRLKKFAHWVAGIGNKVVRIVSRKKRKEIIAYETIERFLEELHQDYLELRKEKKILIVPYIWATIANIADVALLCIAFLSLGVWANPAMILIAFGISSIVSALTVTPGGAGVYEAIMIAFLASAGVNPEVAILGTLLARVLLIMGTIVFGYIFYQLTILKYGKRPA